A region from the Flavobacterium enshiense genome encodes:
- a CDS encoding DUF2797 domain-containing protein — protein sequence MTYEGVLTKMQTEFGNPIQYYLVFENSFLNINQLLNKELEITFQGYQCLNCGKKKKIFRQGFCYDCFMSSAAAGDWIMKPELSTAHLGIEDRDLEYEKRVQLQPHIVYLALSSEIKVGVTRKTQVPTRWIDQGAIQAVPIVEVPNRYLAGITEVALKNHYADKTNWQKMLKNEIPEVDLVAERNGLGNLIPEEVQPYFAVVPDTKYDLVYPVLEYPKKVNSLNLDKTPQFSGKLSGVKGQYLIFEDGTVFNVRTFEGYVVKINLS from the coding sequence ATGACTTACGAAGGCGTACTAACAAAAATGCAAACCGAGTTCGGAAACCCAATTCAATATTATCTGGTTTTCGAAAACAGCTTTTTAAATATCAACCAACTGCTTAACAAGGAATTGGAAATCACCTTTCAGGGATATCAGTGTCTGAATTGCGGAAAGAAAAAGAAAATTTTCCGTCAGGGATTTTGTTACGATTGTTTCATGTCGAGTGCAGCGGCAGGAGACTGGATCATGAAACCAGAATTAAGTACTGCCCATTTAGGCATTGAAGACCGTGATTTGGAATATGAAAAAAGAGTGCAATTACAACCACATATTGTTTATCTGGCCTTATCGAGCGAAATAAAAGTTGGCGTTACCCGAAAAACACAAGTCCCTACCCGATGGATTGATCAGGGCGCCATTCAGGCAGTACCTATCGTAGAAGTTCCAAACCGTTATTTGGCAGGTATTACAGAAGTTGCATTAAAAAATCATTATGCCGACAAAACCAACTGGCAGAAGATGCTTAAAAATGAAATCCCGGAAGTGGACCTAGTAGCCGAAAGAAACGGTCTAGGCAATCTGATTCCAGAAGAGGTACAACCTTATTTTGCGGTTGTCCCTGACACAAAATACGATTTGGTCTATCCTGTTTTGGAATATCCAAAAAAAGTAAACAGTTTAAACTTAGACAAAACACCTCAATTTTCAGGAAAACTTTCAGGTGTAAAAGGCCAATATCTCATCTTTGAAGACGGGACCGTATTCAATGTACGAACCTTTGAAGGCTATGTAGTAAAAATAAATTTATCATAA